CCGGGGGACTGACGTTGAAGTCGCGGCCCGGAGTTCGCATACTCGACAGGTTCATACTCAAGGAGCTGTCCGGCGCCTTCATGTTCGGCGTGGCCTCCTTCACTATGGTCTTCGTCGCGGGCGACCTGCTCTTCC
The Synergistaceae bacterium DNA segment above includes these coding regions:
- a CDS encoding LPS export ABC transporter permease LptG; translated protein: MKSRPGVRILDRFILKELSGAFMFGVASFTMVFVAGDLLF